A window of the Novipirellula caenicola genome harbors these coding sequences:
- a CDS encoding MBL fold metallo-hydrolase, whose amino-acid sequence MQLHCLGTVGYHPNAHRHTSCYFLPESGLLLDAGTGVFRLAPLIQTDSLDVLLSHAHLDHTCGLTFLLDVLFESPVKTCRIWGEKDKLDAVRKHLFNDLIFPASLNAEWMEIDSLDEFRIGDTMISHRPQDHPGGSVAYRIEWQKQQKRLVYATDNTGDTSDEMAQWGQACDLLMQECYFRDASAEWAKKTGHCWTSRVAEVAQRIRPKKLLVTHINPLEQCNDPVDLDVIRNAVDCPVVLAEDEMTIEF is encoded by the coding sequence ATGCAACTTCATTGCCTCGGTACGGTAGGCTATCACCCCAACGCCCATCGCCATACCTCGTGCTACTTCCTGCCCGAATCAGGACTGCTGTTGGATGCCGGGACCGGCGTCTTTCGCTTGGCCCCCCTGATCCAGACCGATTCGCTTGATGTGCTGCTCAGCCACGCTCACCTGGATCACACCTGTGGCTTGACCTTCTTGCTGGACGTGCTGTTTGAAAGCCCAGTGAAGACCTGCCGAATCTGGGGCGAAAAAGACAAACTCGATGCGGTCCGCAAACACTTATTCAACGACTTGATCTTCCCCGCGTCGCTCAACGCCGAGTGGATGGAGATTGATTCGCTTGATGAGTTTCGAATCGGCGACACGATGATTTCACACCGCCCTCAGGATCATCCGGGCGGCAGCGTGGCTTATCGTATCGAGTGGCAGAAACAACAAAAACGACTTGTCTATGCCACCGACAACACTGGTGACACGAGCGACGAGATGGCTCAGTGGGGTCAAGCATGTGACCTGTTGATGCAAGAGTGCTACTTTCGTGACGCGTCGGCCGAATGGGCAAAGAAGACCGGGCACTGCTGGACCAGCCGCGTGGCCGAAGTCGCTCAGCGGATCCGCCCCAAAAAATTGTTGGTCACTCACATCAATCCGCTTGAACAGTGCAATGATCCCGTCGATCTGGATGTGATCCGCAATGCCGTCGATTGCCCCGTCGTGCTCGCCGAAGACGAGATGACGATCGAGTTCTAG
- a CDS encoding transposase: MNTTPLGLFITWTVYGTFLPGDARGWRHRSVGPQLAQPHLETWHRDRLGHDVILLEDSMQLVAEAAIYEICDVRPWSLWTTSARTNHVHVVITAPEYKPKVVRDQLKAKATMELRRTFAIWRDRPVWTGKGDIEFLHSESEIQQCVIYINEAQDRKHRDLM; the protein is encoded by the coding sequence ATGAACACGACACCGCTTGGGCTGTTCATTACGTGGACGGTGTACGGCACCTTCCTGCCCGGAGACGCCCGTGGCTGGAGGCACCGCAGCGTTGGGCCTCAACTTGCTCAGCCTCACTTGGAAACTTGGCACCGCGATCGCTTAGGTCACGATGTCATTCTTCTTGAAGACTCAATGCAATTAGTTGCAGAAGCTGCGATTTATGAGATCTGCGATGTTCGGCCCTGGTCTCTCTGGACGACGTCAGCGCGAACAAATCATGTGCATGTCGTCATCACCGCGCCGGAGTACAAGCCCAAAGTGGTGCGAGACCAATTGAAGGCAAAAGCAACCATGGAACTTCGCCGAACATTTGCAATCTGGAGAGATCGTCCAGTCTGGACAGGGAAAGGTGACATTGAATTCCTACATAGTGAATCAGAGATCCAACAATGCGTGATTTACATCAACGAAGCCCAAGACCGCAAGCACCGCGATTTGATGTGA
- the nusB gene encoding transcription antitermination factor NusB: MSTRRRAREIVLQLLYEADVNDPRSDESAKQFIRSRLQGRKALTEFAYKLLMGTLEHRDDVDAHLSKLASHWTLPRMAVTDRNVLRLGGYEILFGDTPGRVAVNEAIVLAKRYGDKNSPRFVNGVLDRLYKELEAKQSKD; the protein is encoded by the coding sequence ATGTCCACTCGCCGCCGTGCCCGCGAGATTGTATTGCAGCTGCTTTACGAGGCGGACGTTAACGATCCCCGCTCTGATGAATCCGCCAAGCAGTTCATTCGCTCGCGTTTACAAGGACGCAAAGCGTTAACCGAGTTCGCCTACAAATTGTTGATGGGGACGCTCGAGCATCGTGATGATGTCGATGCCCATCTGAGCAAATTGGCCAGCCACTGGACGCTGCCTCGCATGGCGGTGACCGACCGCAATGTGTTGCGATTGGGGGGCTACGAGATTTTGTTTGGTGATACGCCGGGGCGTGTCGCGGTCAACGAAGCCATTGTTTTGGCAAAACGTTACGGCGACAAAAACAGCCCGCGATTCGTCAACGGGGTGCTCGACCGACTGTACAAAGAACTCGAAGCCAAGCAGTCCAAAGACTGA